From the Streptomyces pluripotens genome, one window contains:
- the dcd gene encoding dCTP deaminase produces the protein MLLSDKDIRAEIDAGRVRIDPYDESMVQPSSIDVRLDRYFRVFENHRYPHIDPSVEQPDLTRLVEPEGNEPFILHPGEFVLASTYEVITLPDDLASRLEGKSSLGRLGLVTHSTAGFIDPGFSGHVTLELSNLATLPIKLWPGMKIGQLCMFRLTSPAEFPYGSQRYGSRYQGQRGPTASRSYVSFHRTQV, from the coding sequence GTGCTTCTCTCAGACAAGGACATCCGGGCCGAGATCGACGCCGGGCGGGTACGGATCGATCCCTACGACGAATCCATGGTGCAGCCGTCGAGTATCGACGTACGGCTGGACCGTTACTTCCGGGTGTTCGAGAACCACCGCTACCCGCACATCGACCCCTCGGTCGAGCAGCCCGATCTGACGCGCCTGGTCGAGCCCGAGGGCAACGAGCCGTTCATCCTCCACCCCGGGGAGTTCGTCCTCGCCTCCACGTACGAGGTCATCACCCTGCCCGATGATCTTGCGTCGCGGTTGGAGGGGAAGAGTTCGCTCGGGCGCCTTGGGCTCGTCACGCACTCCACCGCCGGGTTCATCGATCCGGGCTTCAGTGGTCACGTCACCCTGGAGCTCTCCAACCTGGCCACTCTCCCCATCAAGCTCTGGCCAGGGATGAAGATCGGCCAGCTGTGCATGTTCCGGCTGACCTCGCCTGCCGAGTTCCCCTACGGCTCCCAGCGCTACGGCTCCCGTTACCAGGGGCAGCGCGGGCCGACCGCTTCGCGGTCCTACGTGAGTTTCCATCGGACCCAGGTGTGA
- a CDS encoding YIP1 family protein has product MSQLCRKAAPRTRLRAHRLPGPGTFVDVAGFRIGRGGRNDRAPQGQQAPQAPSQGGPGPSHGQQGPSPYGQPAGPSYGQRSPSYGYPSTQQPYPPQRSSYGAGGAPWPQAEDGPEYFGDGYPGGHPGQGGAPDPYTANNPGHTQAFSVDDAAGYTQGQTYHAGSAAPSAPLGPPLHWKELLRGIFLSPDQTFLRMRDYTMWRPALVVTFLYGLLAVFGFDGARKDAINATLSNAVPIVLITAVTMVLSTFVLGVVTHTLARQLGGDGSWQPTVGLSMLITSLTDAPRLVFAMFLGGDAGFVQVLGWATWVAAGALLTLMVSRSHDLPWPKALGASAIQLIALLSIVKLGTF; this is encoded by the coding sequence ATGTCACAGCTGTGCCGCAAAGCCGCTCCGCGCACCCGGCTCCGGGCGCATCGCCTCCCCGGACCGGGTACGTTCGTTGACGTGGCTGGATTCAGGATCGGACGCGGGGGTCGGAACGACCGTGCCCCGCAAGGACAGCAGGCGCCGCAGGCCCCGTCGCAGGGCGGGCCCGGCCCGTCGCACGGACAGCAGGGGCCGTCGCCGTACGGACAACCCGCGGGACCGTCGTACGGACAGCGGAGCCCGTCGTACGGCTATCCGTCGACGCAGCAGCCGTACCCGCCGCAGCGGTCGTCGTACGGTGCCGGCGGCGCACCGTGGCCGCAGGCCGAGGACGGGCCCGAGTACTTCGGGGACGGCTACCCCGGCGGCCACCCCGGACAGGGCGGTGCTCCGGACCCGTACACGGCCAACAACCCGGGTCACACCCAGGCCTTCTCGGTCGACGACGCCGCCGGCTACACCCAGGGGCAGACCTACCACGCCGGCTCGGCCGCTCCGTCGGCCCCGCTCGGGCCTCCCCTGCACTGGAAGGAACTGCTGCGGGGGATCTTCCTCTCCCCCGACCAGACGTTCCTGCGAATGCGGGACTACACGATGTGGCGTCCGGCCCTCGTCGTCACCTTCCTCTATGGCCTGCTCGCCGTCTTCGGCTTCGACGGCGCCCGCAAGGACGCGATCAACGCCACGCTCTCCAACGCGGTCCCGATCGTCCTGATCACCGCCGTGACCATGGTGCTGAGCACCTTCGTCCTGGGGGTGGTCACCCACACCCTGGCCCGCCAACTCGGCGGTGACGGCTCCTGGCAGCCCACGGTCGGTCTGTCCATGCTGATCACGTCCCTGACGGACGCCCCCCGACTGGTGTTCGCCATGTTCCTAGGTGGCGACGCGGGCTTCGTCCAGGTGCTCGGCTGGGCCACCTGGGTCGCGGCCGGAGCACTGCTGACCCTGATGGTCTCCCGCTCCCACGACCTGCCCTGGCCGAAGGCGCTGGGCGCGTCCGCGATCCAGCTGATCGCGCTGCTGTCGATCGTGAAACTGGGCACGTTCTAA
- a CDS encoding CAP domain-containing protein, whose product MNRPRPTRRTTAPSPERTAGTPRPGGPVSGTAAELAREVVRLTNEERAKVGCAPLRVDGRLQAAAQGHADDMAARNYYEHDSPDGRNPGDRIGAAGYDWRRWGENIHKGPKDAGTAMRDWMNSPAHRDNILDCGFKDLGVGVNLSPNGPWWVQDFGTPS is encoded by the coding sequence GTGAACCGGCCACGTCCGACGCGGCGAACCACAGCGCCGAGCCCCGAGCGCACCGCGGGTACCCCCCGTCCCGGAGGCCCGGTCTCCGGCACAGCCGCCGAACTCGCCCGGGAAGTGGTCCGACTCACCAACGAGGAGCGGGCAAAGGTCGGCTGTGCACCACTGCGTGTCGACGGCCGCCTCCAGGCCGCCGCTCAAGGCCACGCCGATGACATGGCCGCTCGCAACTACTACGAGCACGACAGTCCGGACGGACGGAACCCCGGTGACCGGATCGGAGCGGCGGGCTACGACTGGCGAAGGTGGGGCGAGAACATTCACAAGGGTCCGAAGGACGCCGGTACCGCGATGCGGGACTGGATGAACAGTCCTGCGCACCGCGACAACATCCTCGACTGCGGCTTCAAGGATCTGGGCGTCGGCGTCAACCTCAGCCCCAACGGCCCCTGGTGGGTCCAGGACTTCGGCACTCCGAGCTGA
- a CDS encoding nuclear transport factor 2 family protein, producing the protein MARTGIKAALTDLLLNDELTLEEAVERHFTPEYRQRTDGEWSNRAEFLQHMEHLRAIVAGGEIEVHEELHDGDKYADRHTCRMTKKDGSTVTMEVYVFADLAADGRFNRIEETTLMLQGSDADRNLGSAR; encoded by the coding sequence ATGGCCCGCACCGGTATCAAGGCCGCCCTCACCGACCTGCTCCTCAACGACGAGCTCACCCTGGAGGAGGCGGTGGAGCGCCACTTCACCCCCGAGTACCGCCAGCGCACGGACGGCGAATGGTCCAACCGCGCCGAGTTCCTGCAGCACATGGAACACCTGCGCGCCATCGTCGCCGGAGGCGAGATCGAGGTCCACGAGGAGCTGCACGACGGCGACAAGTACGCCGACCGCCACACCTGCCGCATGACCAAGAAGGACGGCTCGACCGTGACCATGGAGGTCTATGTCTTCGCCGACCTCGCCGCCGACGGCCGCTTCAACCGCATCGAGGAGACGACCCTGATGCTCCAGGGCTCCGACGCCGACCGCAACCTCGGCAGCGCCCGCTGA
- a CDS encoding phosphoribosyltransferase, which translates to MSDVRENLTYERFGTAVRELAQTIADDGYEPDIVLSIARGGVFVAGGLAYALDCKNIHLVNVEFYTGVGTTLEMPVMLAPVPNVIDFSDKKVLITDDVADTGKTLKLVRDFCLDTVAEVRSAVIYEKSHSLVQCEYVWKRTDEWINFPWSVLPPVSRSGEPIKENREAL; encoded by the coding sequence ATGAGTGACGTGCGGGAGAACCTGACGTACGAGCGGTTCGGGACCGCTGTTCGGGAACTGGCCCAGACCATCGCCGACGACGGGTACGAGCCGGACATCGTGCTCAGCATCGCCCGGGGCGGTGTGTTCGTCGCCGGAGGACTCGCCTACGCCCTCGACTGCAAGAACATCCACCTGGTGAACGTCGAGTTCTACACCGGCGTGGGGACCACCCTGGAGATGCCGGTCATGCTGGCGCCCGTCCCCAACGTCATCGACTTCTCCGACAAGAAGGTGCTCATCACCGACGACGTCGCGGACACCGGCAAGACGCTCAAGCTCGTGCGCGACTTCTGCCTCGACACCGTCGCCGAGGTGCGCTCCGCGGTGATCTACGAGAAGTCCCACTCCCTCGTGCAGTGCGAGTACGTCTGGAAGCGCACCGACGAATGGATCAACTTCCCGTGGTCGGTCTTGCCTCCAGTCAGTAGGTCGGGTGAGCCGATCAAGGAGAACAGGGAAGCGCTCTAA
- a CDS encoding FG-GAP-like repeat-containing protein, whose product MPQGETRLHSTRRIALATAAAAALTGGLLTFASTPAMAADSFKVAKADFNGDGIGDVAASAPAAYVNGHKGAGQVVVLYGSASGIKSTQRSTISQNTSGVPGTSEAGDRFGETTAYADFNGDGIDDLVVGTPAEKVGTDVNGGTVAILWGSKNGITGKGVTIHDPAPSAHDFWGKNLAAGDFDGDGKADLVVGSSKSTLYLYRGGFTTSGAYGSLSTVKPPIQSGTNSYPYGPLNLTAGDVNGDGRTDLVVDGYETKTDYGWNTNYWLPGSPSGLSGSSAKALKPGIITGIGDINGDGYGDIVSGAGWDGSLEDGTKVPDSADGGKVNITYGSASGPASTIGITQNTGNVPGKSEKGDAFGHELDLGDINGDGYQDLVVSSPAEDISGVSNTGMVTILYGSPSGVNTTSGMQSFHQNTAGVPGSNEDNDLFGADVKLDDVTGDGKADLVVGSYENGGNGAVTYLPSNGTKITTSGARFISCTSAGVSTAGAPLFGVNFAD is encoded by the coding sequence ATGCCGCAGGGAGAAACCCGCTTGCACAGCACCAGACGCATCGCCCTCGCGACGGCCGCCGCGGCCGCGCTGACGGGAGGTCTGCTCACCTTCGCCAGCACCCCCGCCATGGCCGCCGACTCCTTCAAGGTCGCGAAGGCCGACTTCAACGGCGACGGCATAGGCGACGTCGCCGCCTCCGCGCCCGCCGCCTACGTGAACGGCCACAAGGGTGCCGGCCAGGTCGTCGTCCTGTACGGCTCGGCCTCCGGCATCAAGTCCACCCAGCGCAGCACGATCAGCCAGAACACCTCCGGCGTTCCCGGCACCTCCGAGGCCGGCGACCGCTTCGGCGAAACCACCGCGTACGCCGACTTCAACGGGGACGGCATCGACGACCTCGTCGTCGGCACCCCCGCCGAGAAGGTCGGCACCGACGTCAACGGCGGCACCGTCGCCATCCTCTGGGGTTCCAAGAACGGCATCACCGGCAAGGGCGTCACCATCCACGACCCGGCCCCGTCCGCCCACGACTTCTGGGGCAAGAACCTGGCCGCCGGCGACTTCGACGGCGACGGCAAGGCCGACCTGGTCGTCGGCTCCTCCAAGAGCACCCTCTACCTCTACCGGGGCGGCTTCACCACCTCGGGCGCCTACGGCAGCCTCTCCACCGTGAAGCCGCCGATCCAGTCGGGCACCAACTCCTACCCCTACGGCCCACTGAACCTGACCGCCGGCGACGTCAACGGCGACGGCCGCACGGACCTCGTCGTGGACGGCTACGAGACCAAGACCGACTACGGTTGGAACACCAACTACTGGCTGCCCGGCTCCCCCAGCGGCCTGAGCGGCTCCTCCGCCAAGGCCCTGAAGCCGGGCATCATCACCGGCATCGGCGACATCAACGGCGACGGCTACGGCGACATCGTCAGCGGCGCCGGCTGGGACGGCTCCCTGGAGGACGGCACCAAGGTCCCGGACTCGGCCGACGGCGGCAAGGTGAACATCACCTACGGTTCCGCCTCCGGCCCGGCCTCCACCATCGGCATCACCCAGAACACCGGCAACGTGCCCGGCAAGTCGGAGAAGGGCGACGCCTTCGGCCACGAGCTCGACCTCGGCGACATCAACGGCGACGGCTACCAGGACCTCGTCGTCAGCAGCCCCGCGGAGGACATCAGCGGTGTCTCCAACACCGGCATGGTGACCATCCTGTACGGCTCCCCCTCCGGTGTGAACACCACCTCCGGCATGCAGTCCTTCCACCAGAACACCGCGGGCGTCCCCGGAAGCAACGAGGACAACGACCTGTTCGGCGCCGACGTCAAGCTCGACGACGTCACCGGTGACGGCAAGGCCGACCTGGTGGTGGGCTCGTACGAGAACGGCGGCAACGGCGCCGTCACCTACCTGCCGTCCAACGGCACCAAGATCACCACGTCCGGCGCCAGGTTCATCTCCTGCACGTCCGCCGGCGTCTCCACAGCCGGTGCGCCCCTGTTCGGCGTCAACTTCGCCGACTGA